From Natator depressus isolate rNatDep1 chromosome 7, rNatDep2.hap1, whole genome shotgun sequence, the proteins below share one genomic window:
- the THUMPD3 gene encoding tRNA (guanine(6)-N(2))-methyltransferase THUMP3 — MSDIEEASATLTEVNLDDTLKPLTENLESDPSSSLKDIVVTIGATVPTGFELTAADEVKEKLGSQSRISKDRGKIYFEISVEKLSQVHRLRSVDNLFVVVQEFTDYQFKETKEDTLKDLEDLAKKLPWIDPLKVWKLNTNLKKRKTKHKKQNQQSSASKEKLNDDGGKDRANQKDADKELLDHAQNTPGLKSAEQNAEETQEMILADDQSDGKDEFLTITGNENQAGDCKKGEAEEQVLKFRVTCNRAGDKHSFTSNDAARDFGGAVQDYFQWKADMTNFDVEVLLNIHNNEVVVGIALTEESLHRRNITHFGPTTLRSTLAYGMLRLCDPQPTDIIIDPMSGTGAIPIEGATEWPSCYHIAGDNNPQAVKRAANNICSLLKKNQNKESGTSWGIPIDTIQWDICNLPLRTSSVDVIVTDMPFGKRIGSKKKNWDLYPACLMEMSRICRPGTGRAVLLTQDRKCFAKALSKMGHLWQKGHTVWVNVGGLHAAVYLLKRTLERAGEKRSYW; from the exons ATGTCAGATATTGAAGAGGCTTCTGCCACCTTAACTGAAGTGAATCTTGATGACACCCTTAAACCTTTAACTGAAAACTTAGAAAGTGATCCCAGCTCAAGCCTGAAAGATATCGTGGTCACGATTGGAGCTACTGTACCAACTGGCTTTGAGTTGACAGCAGCAGATGAAGTGAAAGAGAAATTAGGATCACAGTCCAGAATAAGCAAGGACCGAGGGAAAAtctattttgaaatttcagtaGAGAAACTTTCACAG GTTCATCGTTTAAGATCAGTGGAtaatttatttgttgttgttcagGAGTTTACAGATTATCAGTTTAAAGAAACTAAG GAAGATACTCTAAAGGATTTGGAGGACCTGGCTAAAAAACTGCCCTGGATTGACCCCTTGAAAGTATGGAAGTTAAATACCAACCTCAAGAAGAGAAAGacaaaacataaaaaacaaaatcaacagaGTAGTGCAAGCAAAGAAAAGCTGAATGATGATGGAGGAAAGGACAGAGCAAATCAAAAAGATGCTGATAAAGAGTTGCTTGACCATGCACAAAATACCCCAGGCTTGAAATCTGCTGAACAGAATGCAGAAGAGACACAGGAAATGATCCTAGCAGATGACCAATCAGATGGCAAAGATGAATTCCTGACTATAACTGGAAATGAAAACCAAGCTGGCGATTGCAAGAAAGGTGAAGCAGAAGAGCAGGTGCTGAAATTCCGTGTTACATGCAATAGAGCAGGTGACAAACATAGTTTTACATCGAATGATGCAGCAAGAGACTTTGGTGGAGCTGTGCAAGATTACTTCCAGTGGAAGGCTGACATGACCAACTTTGATGTGGAG GTTCTCTTGAACATTCACAATAATGAAGTAGTGGTGGGCATTGCATTAACTGAAGAGAGTCTTCACAGAAGAAATATTACACATTTTGGACCCACAACTCTTCGATCCACCCTTGCTTATGGTATGCTAAG GCTCTGTGATCCTCAGCCAACTGACATTATAATTGATCCAATGAGTGGAACCGGAGCTATACCAATAGAG ggGGCTACTGAATGGCCTAGCTGTTATCATATTGCAGGTGATAACAATCCACAGGCTGTGAAAAGAGCAGCAAATAACATCTGCTCTTTGTTGAAGAAAAATCAGAATAAAGAAAG TGGTACTTCCTGGGGCATACCCATAGATACCATTCAGTGGGATATCTGCAATCTCCCCTTGAGGACCAGCTCTGTGGATGTTATTGTAACAGACATGCCATTTGGAAAGAG GATAGGATCTAAAAAGAAGAACTGGGATCTCTATCCAGCTTGCCTTATGGAGATGAGTCGCATCTGCAGGCCTGGGACAGGCAGAGCTGTACTACTTACCCAAGACAGGAAATGTTTTGCCAAG GCCTTGTCAAAAATGGGACACTTGTGGCAAAAGGGTCATACAGTCTGGGTGAACGTAGGGGGACTTCATGCTGCAGTTTATCTTCTGAAACGTACCTTGGAAAGAGCAGGAGAGAAACGATCATATTGGTAA